A region of the Chaetodon trifascialis isolate fChaTrf1 chromosome 7, fChaTrf1.hap1, whole genome shotgun sequence genome:
TGGTTGGCctgtctggtccaaaatgccagggctgATTTCTTGTCCAAGTCTGTGCCTGGTCTTCATTCATAGATAtagctgtgtgtcatcagcatagcTTTGAAAACTAATGGAatgtttcctgataatgttgCTAAAGAAAGCATGTATAGGGTGAATGGTATCGGTCCGAGCACAGAACCTTGTGGAACTCCATGACTTCATTTAGTTTTTAGGTTTCCAGGACTgcttgtgtcatttttttcttgttgtgctTCAGAGTCTCTAAGTGAAAGGATTTCCTGCAACTTCAAATTGTCTCAAATTAGCTCCATAAGTATACTGGCTTGATGTGATTCTCTCATGATAATGATCTGTTTAGATAAGTCTGAATAAAATGAATAGAATTAAGTTAATATTAATTTAATAACCAGCATAACCAGTTAATTCACGTGTTTCTATGACTACATGTTTCTAAGAGCATGTAATtgttaacattttgggaaatatcaAAGCATGGTTATGAGCATTGTGATGATAATACCATGATAtaagaagacagacaaaataggagaaagaaaaactgtgagTCAAGGTCAAGGTGAAAGACTTTATTGAGTCATTTGGAAATTGGCTGCATTTTCCAACAACACTGTTGTTAGAATGATAGAGGAAAGGCAGCAGAGGATGGTGATCGCAGAATCAAACTTAATTGCTGGCCATGGTGCTCTGCAGCCAGTCGGTGAAGATGCAGACCTGTGAAAGGAGACAGGCGGAGGTTTGTTAGTATGGACAGCCAACAGCAAATATGGTTCATTTCAAACAGTGATATTGTTTATCATAAAGAAATATTTTAGGTTTACCTTGGCGTAGACACCGGGTTGGTCCCTCTCAGCACATCCGTAGCCCCAGGACACAACACCCTGCAGCTCACCGTTACACACAACGGGGCCACCAGAGTCACCctgagaacagagagaagaagaacaatacAAAGATTTTAACTTAAAATAACTTCAAtactaaaactgaaaaatgttaaatgtgaagaaaatgttgCACTGGTGTGGGACAAGAACCTCTGCAGAGTCCTCTTGTTACATACCTGGCAAGAGTCCTTGCCTCCCTCCAGGTATCCAGCACAGAACATGGCGTCAGTGATCATGCCAGGGTAGGAGTTATCACAGTCACTCTCAGACAGGATGGGGATCTCCAGACACTGCAGCTTGTCACCATCAACAGCtacaatgaataaaacaaaaatgcagatGGGCAAAGTTTAAATCAGATAAcacaaatggaaatgaatgttGCCCTGAAACATTCTgttgaaatgcagaaaatgttacTCACTGGAGCTCTCAGTCTCGCCCCAACCAGAGACTGTGCACATGGTGCCAGCAGGAGCGCAGCTGGTGGGCAGAGGCACAGGCTGCACATACTGGTTGAAGACGGCGGGCTTGCTCAGCTTGATCAACATGATGTCATTGTTGATGTTGTAGGAGCTGTATCTTGGGTGGCGGATGACACGGGAGGAGCGGATGAACTGCTCGGTGTTCTCGTTGACCCTGATGTTGTGCTCTCCAAGACGCACCTCAACACggctggagaggaaagagaggatcAGTGCAGCTGTGTTTCTTGATGCCCCTTAAAATCAGTTTGCAACATGCAGCGCTTTTGTCTTTAAAATATCAAGGAGTGACATACGACTTgtagcagtgagcagcagacacaacCCAGTTCTCATTGACCAGGGAGCCACCACAGAAGTGGTACCCAGAATTCAGAGACACCTGGTGGGGCTGGGAGTGGCGTGCGCACTCATACCCTCCGACGATCTTGTCGTCCTCAGCGGCGACTGAAAACACAATGGAGGCCAAACAGTCAGAGACCCATTGATTGCTTTGTTTACTGCAGTGAGGAGAAttaatgaaaacaggaagaaagacacAAGCTTACAAGCAGCTCCGATGAGCAGAAGGAAGACCAGAGACctcatgtttgctgtgtgatCCTGTTGATGAGAGACTTCTCTTGAGAGTCCTGGTTTATATAGAATGATTCCTGTCCTCCTTCCCTGCTGACCACACCCCCAAGATTACTTTTGGCCAATCATCATCCTGGAACAACGATTTGTAGGTATAGGAAAAGCAAATATTATGTTTGCTGTAGAGTGAACTGCATTGATAGACTGTATGGCTGAAATCGTATATTAcaattaataaattattattcCTAATTCTTTTACATTAACTTCTTAAGGATGGAAATTGGGCAAACAAGAATTAACAATGGCTTTAAAATGCCTGATCCTGATATAGGAAATTTGTACATTTATATgaaacagttttatttgtttgacatGGATTGATTGATCTCTAAGTACATGTATGTCTTTTAAATTAGTTCACTtatcacttcacttcacttaaAACTACGATTTTGTAGCTCTGGTTTCATGAGAAAGTTTTTCATGGTGCTGTGACTTCTCTAAACTAAACACTAAACATTGATGGTCATCCATAATGTATGGGATTGCATATGTATTCAGCACAGAATGTTTCTTGTAATGGttaaccttgacatggatggatATATGCTGTGAAGACCTGCTTGCTGCTCTGCAGATGGCCTGGTTCACAACAACAGTTGCTGAATGTGCCTCTGACAGAAAAACCAACCCACGTGTCTTTAGATAGAAGACCTCAAAAAATGCTGATTCAATGAAGTGATAAGAGAAAACAGCAAGAGACAAAATCACTTAAGTGCACAATTATTCAGTGAAATTAGCAGTTCGGacacttttctttgcacatccttaaaagtgttttggttttagCTTCATTGTCAAACAACTGACTTTTAaacttcttttctgtctttgaagTAACCTGATGATGTTTTCAGAACATTGTTTATGTGACAATGAATTATAAGCCGAGATAAAACTCTGTTGATCCCATGCTGGGGACATTAGGTTGTTACAGAAAGcaagaataaaagagagacatagaaaaagataataataaaaaaaattactatatatgtacattatatgcAAGATTATAGAAATTATTTTTGCCTTGAGAGAGGATGgctcattttcagtttcattgcACAAgaattaattcattttaattgacTACATTATaatcaaaaacaataaaatgcacaCAGTTAATTATCCTGATATCCATGTTAAAATACAGTGCAGTTCTGCCCACTATGTACTTTATTTTCTTAGTTAATATTGGGATACTTAATGtttttttacttacttttttCTTATACTATTTGAATTGCTTTTTCAACCACATAATGTTTGCCACAGTGTCCATTAAATGTCATAGAAATTACATGAAttgaaacaattaaaaaaaatgcaatggaCTCCAGCATTACTGAAACAGTAGTTAGTTGAGTTGACCCAAAAGTTAAGGTCTCTGAATGCCTTAATTTCATTATAAGAAATACATCAATTACGTGCCATTCATTATGTTAGAATTATTGTTATCTAAGTTTCATAtactctgtcagtgtttgtcaaaGGTTTGGACACACCTTACCATTCACtggcttttctttatttttatcattttctgaaaatatttaataattcaatgaataaaaataatgcactcagataaaaaaaacaattgaatATGTtcctgagaaaaagaaaagcactgTTTAACCAAAAATGCCATTAAATTCAGGTAAACAACAGTAATAATCAGTGAATATAGCAGACAGAGGCAGTGTTATTATGACATTCAGTGAGACATTGAAACAGTTTATGCCATTCAGTCCCATGTTGTGCTTAGATTTCCACAGTATTCTACTAGAATAGAAttacatttctcacattttaacAGAAAGAGCATCTCAGCCTCAGTCCAATCTCTGATTCTTTAGTGTTTAGGTTTCCTGGACTCCTTGTGTCCTCTTGTCTATTTGTCCAGACTGTGGTTACTGTAGTCTGTATTTTAgtcagctctgtctctgcttccgAGTCTATCAGCGAAGGGATTTTCTGCTCCCCTAAACTGTCTCACAATTATGAACGTAACTgccgtgcttttattttgtctgttgcacttgtttgtctattccatttctctgtgtgggtgtggattTCTCTGTAAGTAATTTGGCTTGATGTGACTGTCACGGTAATGGGCTGTTCAGATAATTCTGAGTAAAAtgaatttcaattcaattcaattcaattcaattcaattcaattcaattcaattcaattcaatttaattcaattcaattcaatattcctttattagtctcgcaaggggaaattccagtttacagcagtaccaataaagtggatagagtcGTGTAACAactgcatgcaaattaaaaacacacacacacacacacacacacacacacacacacacacacacacacacacacacacacacacacacacacacaaaaacaaaagagtgagataaaaagaaaaaacgtcgtcctaagaaattgtaaatagCATTTACAGACTGTTTTGTACAGGTTGTactgcacagattattgccctgattacagtttttgttgtgtagtctgacagctgcaggaaggaagaccccaaaagacctcagcctcctgagcaggtagagtctgctctgtccttttttataaagtgcagtggtgttatgagtccaatccagtttgttgttcagatgaacacccaggtacttataagat
Encoded here:
- the LOC139334438 gene encoding trypsin-1-like; amino-acid sequence: MRSLVFLLLIGAAFAAEDDKIVGGYECARHSQPHQVSLNSGYHFCGGSLVNENWVVSAAHCYKSRVEVRLGEHNIRVNENTEQFIRSSRVIRHPRYSSYNINNDIMLIKLSKPAVFNQYVQPVPLPTSCAPAGTMCTVSGWGETESSTVDGDKLQCLEIPILSESDCDNSYPGMITDAMFCAGYLEGGKDSCQGDSGGPVVCNGELQGVVSWGYGCAERDQPGVYAKVCIFTDWLQSTMASN